GGCCGCCGAGCAGCACGCTGAGCCCGAGCTGGCGGAGCAGCGATTCGAGCACGTCGCGGTGGCGGACGTGGCCGAGTTCGTGGGCGATCACGCCGGCGACCTCGTCGGGCGAGGCGGCGGCTTTGACGAGGCCGTCGAACAGCACGATTCGGCCGCCCGGCAATGTCACGGCGTTGACGATCGGCAGATTGACGACGCTGACGCGCACGTCGCGGTCGCCCGGATCGATGCGGGCGACGAGCGCGGCGAGCGCTTGCGGGCCGTTCGGGCCGGCGCAGTTGCGGTCGCCGAAGTCGCGGGCCATCATGTCGCCGAGCTTGCGTTCGACCGATTGCGGGACGGCGCGGGCGACGAGCGCGGGCGTCATCAGGAAGAGCGCGACCGCAATCGTGGCTAACGTTGCGCACAGCGCGGCCGCGGGCCAGAGGCCGATCCGGTCGATCAGGCGGCCGTAGCGTGTTGGAGCCGGGAGGCGGGAGGCGAGATCGGCGGGGATGCCGCCGGGGAATCCTATTCTCCAGCCGGTTGAACCCTTTAGGCCGTAGATCGCGGCGCCGTCGACCGCGTCTCCGGCGACGAGATCGGCGAAGCGGTAGGGGCCTTCCACCCTGTCACGTTCGACCAGAACGAACGCATCCCCGTCCGCCACCAGCTCGGGCTCCCGGCGCAGCGCGCTGAGGCCGTCGTAATGCCACACGCGCATCAGATCGCGCCGATATCGAAGGCGTCGAGCAGCCCCTCGCCCTGGCCCGGCCGGCGCGTGGTGGATTGCGTCAGGCGCGCCAGATCGATCTCGCCATAAGCGTGCATGTGGCGGATGAAGAACGTCCAGTTGCGATAGCCGACGAAGATCTGGCCGATGCCGAGCGTGCAGACCACCAGCGCGATGTTTCCCGCGAACAGCCTGATCCAGTCCCCCGTCGTCGCGGTGAAGGCGAACTCCAGATCGCCCAGCCGAAGCGCCCCCACCGCCTCCCGGAAATAGGCCGAATAGAACACCAAAGCGATCACGCCGAGCACGACGAAGAACAGCAGGTAGAAGCCCGCCAAGATCGCGAACATCACGGCCGCCGTCACGCCGTCGCTCGGCAGGCTCCGCCACGACCCCATCCCGCCCGCGACCATGCCGAACACCACCAGCGCGATCACCGCGACCAGGAAGAACACCGGCGCCAGATAGAACAGCAGGAAGCGCAGGAAGATCGGCGCGGCGCGCGCGCTCGCCTCGAACCGATAGGGGCCGAAGCTCATCTCGCCCCAGCGCTCGTTCCACAGCGTCGTCATCGTCCAGGGGACGAGCAGCCCGAGCGTGAACGACCCCAGCACGCTCTTCCACAGATAGCTCCAGCCGAACGCCAGCCCGAACGTGTCGCTGCCGCCGCGAATGCCGTGCCACAACGTGCGGCTGAGCCGGTAGCGCAGCGCGCGGAAGATCGCGACGCCGGTGAGGAAGAAGAAGGCGAGGTACAGGCCGAGGCCGACCAGCCCCGCCACCCCTTCATGCCCGCGCATCATCGCGCTGTTGAGCACGACGAGGTTGATGAAGCCGAACGGGATCACGAAGATCAGCATCGCAAGGCCATAGCCGATCATCAGCTCGCGCCCGGTGCCGGTCCATTCGAGCCGATCGTCGATGAACTGCGTGCGGCTCCACAGATAGCGCCGCTCGCGCGTGCGCGCCCAGAACAGATAGACGCCGAGCGTGACGATGCTCAGCAACAGGTTGGTGAAGGCGATCGGCGCGAACTCGCGCCAGTCGCCCGAGAAGGTGAAAGCCTTGTTGCCTTGCGATTCGTGCATGTTCCGTAGCTCCCCCAACCCGGAGGCGGTTGGAGCGCAGGGCGGGGGCGGGGTCAATGTGTTAAAAAGAAGCGGCGATTATCGTGGAACTCGTAAACCAATCTCTCGTAACCTAACGGTATCGAAAATGACGGGGTTTAGAAGGCCGACGCTTAGAAACCTGATTTGAAAACACGGCTCGGCACCAATTAATTGTGGTGCCGGTTGCGCTCTGTGCGGTATTGCCGTGAGGATCAAGTGCGCTTCTAAGTAAGCCACTTCCAAGGGAGTCGGCGTAAATGGCTGTCGAATTTTTAAAACTATTCGGTTTCACGGAAGACCCTTTTGCGTCGACAAACGCCGCAGATGAGCCACTTATCGACCGATATTTCGTGCAGCCCCCGTTCTTCCCATCCGTGATTGGCGATCCCAGCAAACCCAAGAGCAACGTCGTTTTTGCTCCACGTGGCGGGGGTAAGACGGCGCAGAAAATCA
This genomic stretch from Sphingomonas panacis harbors:
- a CDS encoding M48 family metallopeptidase, coding for MRVWHYDGLSALRREPELVADGDAFVLVERDRVEGPYRFADLVAGDAVDGAAIYGLKGSTGWRIGFPGGIPADLASRLPAPTRYGRLIDRIGLWPAAALCATLATIAVALFLMTPALVARAVPQSVERKLGDMMARDFGDRNCAGPNGPQALAALVARIDPGDRDVRVSVVNLPIVNAVTLPGGRIVLFDGLVKAAASPDEVAGVIAHELGHVRHRDVLESLLRQLGLSVLLGGLDGHVGGYTNALLASAYSRDAEARADGFAIDALAQAHISPLPTARFFKRLSAGEDSGGVGRLTAYLSTHPISQDRAARFIAAAKLHHNDRPVLDADQWGALRDICTSDPKARAPGFRF
- a CDS encoding YjgN family protein, yielding MHESQGNKAFTFSGDWREFAPIAFTNLLLSIVTLGVYLFWARTRERRYLWSRTQFIDDRLEWTGTGRELMIGYGLAMLIFVIPFGFINLVVLNSAMMRGHEGVAGLVGLGLYLAFFFLTGVAIFRALRYRLSRTLWHGIRGGSDTFGLAFGWSYLWKSVLGSFTLGLLVPWTMTTLWNERWGEMSFGPYRFEASARAAPIFLRFLLFYLAPVFFLVAVIALVVFGMVAGGMGSWRSLPSDGVTAAVMFAILAGFYLLFFVVLGVIALVFYSAYFREAVGALRLGDLEFAFTATTGDWIRLFAGNIALVVCTLGIGQIFVGYRNWTFFIRHMHAYGEIDLARLTQSTTRRPGQGEGLLDAFDIGAI